The following coding sequences lie in one Listeria ivanovii subsp. londoniensis genomic window:
- a CDS encoding HAD family hydrolase: MKAVIFDFDGTVLDTENLWYSETMTYLKETYNIDLPDEIYQQIIGTSEEPIITYMMEATNGNFDKEAFLTTVAEACHTGQQSLGFRDGFEAFFQEVKSRGYKIGLATSSGYGWIASTLERLGILEDFETIQTADHVEEIKPHPALYAQAVEALGVKPEEAIAIEDSKNGALSAMEAGLKVYIVPNEATKTIAFPKEATVVSAFAEINLE; the protein is encoded by the coding sequence GTGAAGGCAGTGATTTTTGATTTTGATGGCACCGTGCTTGATACAGAGAATTTATGGTATAGCGAAACAATGACCTATTTAAAAGAAACTTACAATATTGATTTACCAGATGAAATTTATCAGCAGATTATTGGAACAAGTGAAGAGCCAATAATTACTTATATGATGGAAGCAACAAATGGAAACTTTGATAAAGAAGCATTTTTGACTACGGTTGCAGAAGCTTGCCACACAGGTCAACAGTCGCTTGGATTCCGAGATGGTTTTGAAGCATTTTTCCAAGAAGTAAAATCAAGAGGCTATAAGATTGGTCTTGCAACGAGCTCTGGTTACGGATGGATTGCATCGACGCTCGAACGATTGGGGATTTTAGAAGACTTTGAAACAATACAAACGGCGGACCATGTGGAGGAAATTAAGCCACATCCAGCACTTTATGCGCAAGCGGTGGAAGCTCTAGGGGTGAAACCGGAAGAAGCAATTGCGATAGAAGACTCCAAAAATGGTGCATTATCAGCAATGGAAGCAGGATTGAAAGTATATATTGTACCTAATGAAGCGACTAAAACCATTGCATTTCCGAAAGAAGCAACAGTAGTTTCAGCTTTTGCAGAAATTAATTTAGAGTAG
- a CDS encoding NCS2 family permease — MFQLKANGTDVKTEVISGFTTFLTMVYIVVVNPAILSAAGVPFNTVFMATIISAVIGTLWMAIFANYPIAIAPGLGMNAYFVTVVTTQKLDYSVAFAAVFVAGIIFLLLSLTPLREKIIEAIPHNLKAGITAGIGLFIAFLGFRMTGIIVSNDSNLVGLGDLHSQEALLAIVGLLITLILLALNIKGALFIGMIATGVIAFFTGELKFTDGIVKMPPMPEFVFTNPLHAFGDVMSYGLYAVVLSFLLITIFDTTGTMIGVAKKAGLMKGESLPNAKQALMADAVATSVGSMFGTTPTSAYIESSAGVATGGRTGLTTLTVAILFMVSAFFAPLVGAVSGISAITAPALIVVGSMMIGAVKEIDWDTLDEAFPAFLVILAMPLTSSIAIGLAFGFISYPILKVFTGKWRELNWFLIVIAVLFFILVAFLPH, encoded by the coding sequence ATGTTTCAATTAAAAGCAAACGGTACAGATGTTAAAACAGAAGTTATCTCTGGTTTTACTACATTCTTAACGATGGTATATATCGTTGTAGTTAACCCGGCAATTCTTTCTGCAGCTGGGGTTCCATTCAATACCGTCTTCATGGCAACTATTATTTCCGCAGTTATTGGTACATTATGGATGGCGATTTTTGCTAATTATCCAATTGCGATTGCACCAGGACTTGGAATGAATGCCTACTTTGTCACAGTAGTTACAACACAAAAACTAGATTATTCAGTCGCATTCGCTGCGGTCTTTGTAGCAGGTATTATTTTCTTATTACTTTCCTTGACACCACTTCGGGAAAAAATCATCGAAGCTATCCCGCACAATTTAAAAGCTGGAATCACAGCTGGTATTGGTCTTTTTATCGCTTTCTTAGGATTTCGAATGACTGGCATTATCGTTTCTAATGATTCTAACTTAGTAGGGCTCGGGGATTTACACTCTCAAGAAGCCCTTCTAGCTATCGTTGGTCTTCTGATTACTTTAATTCTTCTAGCTTTAAACATAAAAGGTGCTTTATTTATTGGAATGATTGCAACTGGAGTTATTGCTTTCTTTACTGGCGAACTGAAATTTACGGATGGAATTGTTAAGATGCCACCAATGCCAGAATTCGTTTTCACAAATCCACTCCACGCTTTTGGTGATGTGATGAGTTACGGATTATACGCGGTTGTCTTATCATTCTTACTTATCACTATTTTCGATACAACAGGTACAATGATTGGCGTTGCAAAAAAAGCTGGCCTGATGAAAGGCGAATCTTTACCAAATGCAAAACAAGCATTAATGGCTGATGCTGTTGCAACAAGTGTTGGTTCTATGTTTGGGACAACACCAACAAGTGCTTACATTGAATCATCTGCTGGCGTTGCAACTGGTGGTCGTACTGGGTTAACCACTTTAACAGTAGCTATTTTATTTATGGTTTCCGCATTCTTCGCTCCACTAGTTGGTGCTGTATCAGGTATTTCTGCCATTACTGCTCCTGCTCTAATTGTTGTTGGGAGTATGATGATTGGTGCTGTAAAAGAAATTGATTGGGACACATTGGATGAAGCATTCCCAGCTTTCTTAGTAATCCTTGCTATGCCACTTACTTCAAGTATCGCTATCGGCCTTGCTTTCGGATTTATTTCCTATCCAATCTTAAAAGTCTTCACAGGTAAATGGCGTGAACTTAACTGGTTCCTAATTGTCATTGCTGTCTTATTCTTCATCCTTGTTGCTTTCTTGCCACATTAA
- a CDS encoding type 1 glutamine amidotransferase domain-containing protein, with translation MSLKGKKIIALVSEDFEDLELWYPVLRLREEGASVHLVAEEAKKVYHGKYGVPVTSDYDFDSVRAEDYDGILVPGGWSPDKLRRFDSVLNLIRSFDKEKKPIGQICHAGWVLVSAGILEGVNVTSTPGIKDDMTNAGAIWHNEPVVTDGHIISSRRPPDLPEYLPAFISAFEK, from the coding sequence ATGAGCTTGAAAGGTAAAAAAATAATTGCGTTAGTCAGCGAAGACTTTGAAGATTTAGAACTTTGGTATCCTGTACTTAGATTGCGTGAGGAAGGTGCCTCCGTACATTTAGTGGCAGAAGAAGCGAAGAAAGTATATCACGGGAAATATGGTGTTCCAGTTACTTCTGACTATGATTTTGATTCTGTTCGTGCAGAAGACTACGACGGGATTTTGGTTCCGGGTGGATGGTCCCCAGATAAGTTGCGCCGATTTGACAGTGTTCTGAATTTGATTCGTTCTTTTGATAAGGAGAAAAAACCAATTGGTCAAATCTGTCACGCTGGTTGGGTATTAGTTTCTGCAGGAATCTTGGAAGGCGTTAATGTTACTAGTACACCAGGAATTAAAGATGATATGACAAACGCAGGGGCGATTTGGCATAATGAGCCGGTCGTAACAGATGGGCACATTATTTCAAGCCGTCGTCCACCAGATTTACCAGAGTATTTACCGGCTTTTATTTCCGCTTTTGAAAAATAA
- a CDS encoding PTS lactose/cellobiose transporter subunit IIA yields MEMQVEEAVVKLILHGGNTRKEAYKAIDFAEKYQFKDADKHLQLAEEQFQEGHVWQTKLVSIRDAKSLSHPSFLLIHGQDHLMTAQAELQLAKRIIKQYKHQQRLEKRLTKLEQEVPQA; encoded by the coding sequence ATGGAAATGCAAGTAGAAGAAGCTGTTGTAAAACTAATTTTGCATGGTGGAAACACACGAAAAGAAGCGTACAAAGCAATTGATTTTGCTGAGAAATACCAATTCAAGGATGCAGATAAACATTTACAATTGGCAGAAGAACAATTTCAAGAAGGACATGTTTGGCAAACAAAGTTAGTATCGATTCGTGACGCAAAGTCCTTATCACATCCATCATTTTTACTAATCCACGGACAAGATCACCTAATGACTGCCCAAGCAGAATTACAATTAGCTAAAAGAATCATTAAGCAATATAAGCATCAACAACGCTTAGAAAAACGCTTAACGAAACTAGAACAAGAAGTCCCTCAAGCATGA
- a CDS encoding GNAT family N-acetyltransferase yields MSYQLISDYKDNAKYRESFNSLAESTFEINLEEWYQQGFWNDKYVCYSYVDKGKVIANVSINKMDLTYQGGTYRALQIGTVMTHPDYRNQGLAQKLINHVINKYEAEYDFFYLFANDSVLEFYPKFGFERVAESSFTVDATSLKKQASQIKKLNPASKSDFQLISRIVSNRISLSTVLDVRNSADLLMFYVLIALKDAVYYLKELDTIVLFEQEETDLYVLDIISTKKVSVVEVLQRLVTKDIDTIHLSFTPEKDKHIDAAYIIETEDILFMRPNVFTSERYFLFPATSHA; encoded by the coding sequence ATGAGTTATCAATTAATAAGTGATTACAAAGATAATGCCAAATACCGAGAAAGCTTTAATAGCCTGGCTGAAAGTACTTTTGAAATCAATTTGGAAGAGTGGTATCAACAAGGTTTTTGGAATGATAAATATGTTTGCTATTCCTACGTAGATAAAGGAAAGGTTATCGCGAATGTTTCTATTAACAAAATGGATCTGACTTACCAAGGGGGAACTTATCGTGCTTTACAAATTGGAACTGTCATGACGCATCCTGACTATAGAAATCAAGGTTTAGCACAAAAGTTAATCAACCACGTGATTAATAAATATGAAGCGGAATATGATTTTTTCTATCTTTTTGCGAATGACTCAGTACTTGAGTTTTATCCTAAATTTGGTTTTGAACGAGTAGCAGAAAGTAGTTTCACTGTAGATGCCACTAGTTTGAAAAAGCAAGCATCTCAAATAAAAAAGCTGAATCCGGCGAGTAAATCGGATTTTCAGTTAATAAGTCGAATTGTTTCAAACCGGATAAGTCTTTCCACCGTTTTAGATGTGAGAAATAGTGCAGATTTACTCATGTTCTACGTGTTAATTGCTTTAAAAGATGCCGTTTATTATCTAAAAGAATTAGATACAATTGTTCTTTTCGAGCAAGAGGAGACGGATTTATATGTACTAGATATTATTAGTACTAAAAAGGTAAGTGTAGTAGAAGTTTTGCAGCGTTTAGTAACTAAGGATATCGATACTATTCATCTTTCTTTTACACCAGAAAAAGATAAGCATATTGATGCAGCTTACATTATTGAAACAGAAGATATATTATTTATGCGTCCGAATGTGTTTACAAGCGAGCGTTATTTTCTATTCCCTGCCACTTCTCATGCTTGA
- a CDS encoding metal-sulfur cluster assembly factor has product MDEQLKENLMGALEQVIDPELGIDIVNIGLVYDVELDDDGLCTVSMTLTTMGCPLAGILTEQVQMALSDIPEVKDTNVNLVWNPPWTKDRMSRYAKIALGIR; this is encoded by the coding sequence ATGGATGAACAACTGAAAGAAAATCTAATGGGAGCACTGGAGCAAGTTATTGATCCGGAGCTAGGTATTGATATTGTGAATATTGGACTTGTATACGATGTTGAATTAGATGATGATGGACTTTGCACAGTTTCAATGACGCTTACAACGATGGGTTGTCCACTTGCTGGGATTTTGACGGAGCAAGTGCAAATGGCATTAAGTGATATCCCAGAAGTAAAAGATACAAATGTTAACCTTGTTTGGAATCCACCTTGGACGAAAGATCGTATGTCACGCTATGCAAAAATAGCACTAGGGATACGTTAA
- the yjfP gene encoding esterase, with product MIQVENEQIANIPVLHISNSENADKMLPTIIFYHGFTSQKELYLHYGYLLAQRGFRVILPDANLHGERLLDANPEDQATYFWDVIEANIKEFPLIIKELIKAGKTNANRIGVGGVSMGAITSLGLLGQYNEIKVAVSLMGSAYYVDFAKELSKYAASQGMTFPYDVDARILALQKYDLTQNITKIKERPLLLWHGKKDDVVPFAYSEKLYQTLVEESLADNVQFVIDDNAKHKVSVEGMLEGVGFFEKFL from the coding sequence ATGATTCAAGTTGAAAATGAACAAATTGCAAATATTCCAGTGTTACATATTAGCAATAGTGAAAATGCGGATAAAATGTTGCCAACTATTATCTTTTATCATGGTTTTACCTCTCAGAAAGAATTGTATTTGCATTATGGGTATTTACTTGCCCAACGAGGTTTTCGTGTAATATTGCCAGATGCTAACTTACATGGAGAACGGCTTTTGGATGCGAATCCAGAAGACCAAGCAACCTACTTTTGGGATGTTATTGAGGCAAATATTAAAGAATTCCCCTTAATTATAAAGGAGTTAATAAAAGCCGGGAAAACGAATGCTAATCGAATTGGTGTGGGCGGAGTTTCAATGGGAGCTATCACATCGCTGGGGCTTCTTGGTCAATATAATGAAATCAAAGTAGCAGTTAGCTTGATGGGAAGTGCCTACTATGTTGATTTCGCAAAAGAATTATCGAAATACGCAGCTTCACAAGGGATGACATTCCCATATGATGTGGATGCACGAATACTTGCGCTGCAAAAATATGATTTAACACAAAATATCACTAAAATAAAAGAACGCCCACTACTGCTTTGGCACGGTAAAAAGGATGATGTTGTTCCCTTTGCTTATAGTGAAAAGTTATACCAAACGCTTGTAGAAGAAAGCTTAGCAGATAATGTTCAGTTTGTAATAGATGATAATGCAAAACATAAAGTATCGGTTGAAGGGATGCTTGAAGGGGTAGGATTTTTCGAGAAATTCTTATAA
- a CDS encoding Cof-type HAD-IIB family hydrolase: MSKKLIVLDLDGTTLRDDLTISSHTKKTLKKARMAGHEVMIATGRPYRISGLYYEELDLTTPIVNFNGAVYHHPRLTTFSEGYHHAIDLQVVRELLDFTNDFSLDNIAAEVQDSVFLKERNNSVPDTFHLGTENVVFGNIRDTIQSDATSLLFFGKLDQLDLISQHLDESLADVISHHTWGASAWPAVEIIKFGIHKAIGVQAAAKTLGFNRKDIIAFGDEDNDLQMLDYAGVGVAMGNATDSVKNVANVVTATNQDDGIAVYLEENLNL; this comes from the coding sequence ATGTCTAAAAAATTAATCGTACTTGATCTCGACGGCACCACACTTAGAGATGACTTAACCATCTCTTCTCATACGAAAAAAACATTAAAAAAAGCGCGTATGGCAGGCCATGAAGTAATGATAGCTACAGGACGTCCATACCGGATTAGCGGCTTATACTACGAGGAGCTTGATTTAACTACACCCATCGTTAATTTTAATGGCGCTGTTTACCATCACCCAAGACTTACGACATTTTCAGAAGGTTATCACCACGCTATCGATTTACAAGTTGTTCGTGAACTACTTGATTTCACCAATGACTTTTCACTAGATAATATCGCTGCAGAAGTACAAGATAGCGTATTCTTGAAAGAAAGAAACAACAGTGTACCAGATACATTTCATTTAGGAACAGAAAATGTTGTTTTCGGGAATATCCGCGACACCATTCAGTCAGATGCTACGTCTTTATTATTTTTTGGTAAACTAGATCAGCTTGATTTAATTAGCCAGCATCTTGATGAATCTCTTGCTGATGTTATTTCCCATCACACATGGGGAGCCTCTGCTTGGCCAGCTGTCGAAATCATTAAATTCGGTATCCATAAAGCAATCGGTGTCCAAGCTGCCGCAAAAACACTCGGCTTCAACCGAAAAGATATTATTGCATTTGGTGATGAAGATAACGATTTACAAATGCTCGACTACGCTGGCGTTGGTGTCGCAATGGGAAACGCTACGGATTCAGTCAAAAACGTTGCCAATGTTGTTACAGCCACCAACCAAGATGATGGAATAGCTGTCTATTTAGAAGAAAATTTAAACTTATAA
- a CDS encoding YitT family protein — MSSNIVYKEYAKKTAIAIIAALLNAIGMNFFLIPAQVYAAGLNGVAQLGSDMLRDSMNISISTGLLVLLLNIPVAILGWLKVGKSFTVFSFLTVAFMSFFLIVIPEVHVSNDILLNAIFGALIASVGIGLALKFGISTGGLDIIAMYITIKTGRSFGKYFLLLNGVIIIVAGFAYDWTFALYTLISLYVQSRVIDIIHTRHQKLTVMIMTQHADTVIQAIHDNMVRGITVVDAMGGYSKEDVAMLIMVITRYELYDITHIVGEFDSKAFINVMETSSVFGDFRSEADQKLAMAMYKNKMM, encoded by the coding sequence ATGAGTTCAAATATAGTATATAAAGAGTATGCTAAAAAAACCGCCATAGCAATTATAGCAGCACTTTTAAATGCGATTGGTATGAACTTCTTTTTAATACCAGCACAAGTATATGCAGCTGGATTAAATGGGGTTGCACAATTGGGTTCAGACATGCTACGAGATTCAATGAATATTTCTATTTCAACGGGGCTACTTGTCCTATTGTTAAATATTCCGGTTGCAATTTTAGGCTGGCTAAAAGTAGGAAAATCATTTACGGTTTTTAGTTTTTTAACAGTTGCGTTTATGTCTTTTTTCTTAATTGTTATCCCAGAAGTGCATGTGTCAAATGATATATTGCTTAATGCCATTTTTGGAGCATTAATTGCTTCTGTGGGTATTGGTTTAGCTTTAAAGTTTGGTATTTCTACTGGTGGGCTTGATATAATTGCGATGTATATTACGATTAAGACTGGGCGTTCTTTTGGAAAGTACTTCTTGTTACTAAATGGTGTCATCATTATTGTCGCAGGTTTTGCTTATGACTGGACATTTGCGCTTTATACGCTTATTTCTTTGTATGTACAAAGTAGAGTGATTGATATCATTCATACAAGACATCAAAAGTTAACCGTAATGATTATGACGCAGCATGCAGACACGGTTATTCAAGCAATTCATGACAATATGGTTCGCGGAATAACAGTAGTGGATGCAATGGGTGGCTACTCGAAAGAAGATGTGGCAATGTTGATAATGGTCATCACGCGGTATGAGTTATACGATATTACACATATTGTTGGGGAGTTTGATTCGAAGGCATTTATTAATGTAATGGAAACTTCTAGCGTATTTGGTGATTTTCGTTCAGAAGCAGATCAAAAATTAGCGATGGCAATGTATAAAAATAAAATGATGTAA
- a CDS encoding YisL family protein has translation MWGYIHLISWVAIVVLTIGALVIYSKSTKGFTVLQMINRVFYILVILSGIMMVQYSIEQSWILAIFKILMGIIVIGVVEMLLSYRKQQKPTGMFLMIFVIVVVLTVSLGFYLSGGYPLFD, from the coding sequence ATGTGGGGATATATTCATTTAATTTCTTGGGTGGCAATCGTGGTACTAACAATTGGCGCTTTGGTTATCTATTCGAAGTCAACTAAGGGTTTTACAGTGCTCCAAATGATTAATCGTGTTTTTTATATTTTAGTTATTTTAAGTGGGATTATGATGGTTCAGTATAGTATCGAGCAAAGTTGGATTTTGGCAATATTTAAAATTTTGATGGGAATTATTGTTATCGGAGTTGTCGAAATGTTACTTAGTTACCGAAAACAGCAAAAACCAACAGGAATGTTTTTAATGATTTTTGTTATTGTAGTTGTTCTGACAGTATCATTAGGGTTTTATTTATCGGGCGGATATCCATTATTTGACTAA
- a CDS encoding fumarylacetoacetate hydrolase family protein produces the protein MKWISYLYKGQSNYGVLTNENEIIPAQSFWMNPPKTLLDYIKERPIIQDMNAIKERIAIEEVEVQIPLFPPNNIMAIGKNYYKHVLEMGTKEDVPSDILVFTKSANSLLPHNGEIELHQNITDQLDYEGELAVIIGKEIRDIPEEEALSAIFGFTIINDITARDIQKKHKQFYLGKSLDASCPIGPCVLTFDSKEETTFYIETKVNGELRQADSTEKFIFKLTEIISSLSKGHTLVPGDIIATGTPSGVGSGMNPPTFLQEGDLVEIIIDRIGTLRNKVRKS, from the coding sequence ATGAAATGGATAAGCTATCTTTATAAAGGGCAATCGAATTATGGCGTTTTAACAAATGAAAATGAAATCATTCCAGCGCAATCTTTTTGGATGAATCCACCCAAAACATTACTTGATTATATAAAAGAAAGGCCAATTATTCAGGATATGAATGCTATCAAAGAAAGGATTGCAATAGAAGAAGTAGAAGTTCAAATTCCTTTATTCCCGCCAAATAATATTATGGCAATTGGTAAAAATTATTATAAGCATGTGCTAGAAATGGGAACAAAAGAGGATGTTCCTTCTGACATATTAGTTTTTACAAAAAGCGCTAATAGTTTGTTGCCTCATAACGGAGAGATTGAGTTGCATCAAAATATAACAGATCAACTTGATTATGAAGGAGAGCTAGCAGTAATTATTGGCAAAGAAATTAGAGATATACCAGAGGAGGAAGCTTTGTCTGCTATCTTTGGTTTTACAATTATTAATGACATTACTGCTAGAGATATTCAGAAAAAGCATAAGCAGTTTTACCTTGGGAAAAGCTTAGACGCGAGTTGTCCGATTGGGCCTTGTGTATTAACATTTGATAGCAAAGAAGAGACAACTTTTTATATTGAAACAAAAGTAAATGGCGAATTAAGACAAGCAGATTCCACAGAAAAATTTATTTTTAAATTAACGGAAATTATTTCTAGTTTGTCAAAAGGGCATACGCTGGTTCCAGGTGATATAATTGCAACTGGAACGCCAAGTGGTGTTGGTAGTGGAATGAATCCTCCAACTTTTTTACAAGAAGGAGATTTGGTTGAAATTATCATTGACCGCATTGGCACATTGCGAAATAAGGTAAGGAAGTCTTAA